A genome region from Streptomyces sp. S4.7 includes the following:
- a CDS encoding YccF domain-containing protein codes for MKTILNIIWLVFSGFWLFLGYVFAGLLLCITIIGIPFGIAAFRIAVYALWPFGYTTVERRDAGSPSFVANVLWLVLAGWWLALGHIFTGIALCVTIIGIPLGLANFKLIPVSLLPFGREIVRTDQAFAGW; via the coding sequence ATGAAGACAATTCTCAACATCATCTGGCTTGTTTTCAGCGGGTTCTGGCTGTTCCTCGGTTACGTGTTCGCCGGACTGCTCCTGTGCATCACGATCATCGGCATCCCCTTCGGTATCGCCGCGTTCCGGATCGCCGTGTACGCCCTGTGGCCGTTCGGCTACACGACGGTGGAGCGCCGCGACGCCGGATCGCCGTCGTTCGTCGCGAATGTGCTGTGGCTGGTTCTCGCGGGCTGGTGGCTCGCCCTCGGCCACATCTTCACCGGGATCGCCCTGTGCGTGACGATCATCGGCATCCCCCTGGGACTCGCGAACTTCAAGCTGATCCCCGTCTCGCTGCTGCCCTTCGGCCGCGAGATCGTCCGTACGGACCAGGCGTTCGCGGGCTGGTGA
- a CDS encoding GlsB/YeaQ/YmgE family stress response membrane protein, translating to MTIIGWLVLGLLAGAVAKILLPGRDPGGLVGTTLIGIAGAFIGGWISSRWLDREITTDFYDGATWAAAIGGSLVLLIIYRLLFGHSRSR from the coding sequence ATGACCATCATCGGCTGGCTCGTCCTCGGACTCCTCGCCGGAGCCGTCGCCAAGATCCTGCTGCCCGGCCGTGACCCGGGCGGTCTGGTCGGCACGACCCTCATCGGCATCGCCGGTGCCTTCATCGGCGGCTGGATATCGTCGCGCTGGCTGGACCGCGAGATCACCACCGACTTCTACGACGGCGCCACCTGGGCGGCGGCGATCGGCGGCTCACTGGTGCTGCTGATCATCTACCGTCTCCTCTTCGGCCACTCCCGCTCCCGCTGA
- a CDS encoding alpha-ketoglutarate-dependent dioxygenase AlkB, translating to MSGALFPRGRAVVGDGAVQVPGWLDAGRQRELVEACRGWARGPVPMRHTTLPGGGVMSVRTVCLGWHWQPYRYTRTAGDVNGARVAPFPAWLAELGRAAVDEAYGEGAGARYAPDTALVNFYDGAAGMGMHQDKDERSGAPVVSLSIGDTCVFRFGNTRTRTRPFTDVELASGDLFVFGGPSRLAFHAVPKVYPGTADPACGMRAGRLNITLRETGLAGG from the coding sequence ATGAGTGGGGCGTTGTTCCCGCGGGGCCGTGCCGTCGTCGGCGACGGGGCCGTGCAGGTGCCGGGGTGGCTGGACGCGGGGCGGCAGCGGGAGTTGGTGGAAGCGTGCCGGGGTTGGGCGCGGGGGCCGGTGCCGATGCGGCACACCACGTTGCCGGGCGGGGGCGTGATGTCCGTGCGGACGGTCTGTCTGGGGTGGCACTGGCAGCCGTACCGCTACACCCGTACCGCCGGGGATGTGAACGGCGCGCGGGTCGCGCCGTTTCCCGCGTGGCTCGCGGAGTTGGGGCGTGCGGCGGTCGACGAGGCGTACGGCGAAGGGGCCGGGGCGCGGTACGCGCCGGACACCGCGCTCGTCAACTTCTACGATGGCGCGGCCGGGATGGGCATGCACCAGGACAAGGACGAGAGGTCCGGGGCGCCCGTGGTGTCGCTGAGCATCGGTGACACGTGTGTCTTCCGCTTCGGCAACACGCGGACGCGGACGCGCCCCTTCACGGATGTCGAGTTGGCGTCCGGTGATCTCTTCGTCTTCGGCGGGCCGTCACGGCTCGCGTTCCACGCGGTCCCCAAGGTGTATCCGGGGACGGCGGACCCGGCGTGCGGGATGCGCGCCGGGCGGCTGAACATCACGTTGCGCGAGACCGGGCTCGCCGGGGGGTGA
- a CDS encoding YajQ family cyclic di-GMP-binding protein, protein MADSSFDIVSKVERQEVDNALNQTAKEVSQRYDFKNVGASIAWSGEKILMQANTEERVNAILDVFQSKLIKRGISLKALDAGEPQQSGKEYKIFASIEEGISQENAKKVAKIIRDEGPKGVKALVQGDELRVSSKSRDDLQAVQALLKGQDFDFALQYVNYR, encoded by the coding sequence ATGGCCGACTCCAGTTTCGACATCGTCTCGAAGGTCGAGCGGCAGGAGGTCGACAACGCCCTCAACCAGACCGCGAAGGAGGTCTCCCAGCGGTACGACTTCAAGAACGTCGGAGCCTCGATCGCCTGGTCCGGCGAGAAGATCCTTATGCAGGCCAACACCGAGGAGCGGGTCAACGCGATCCTCGACGTCTTCCAGTCCAAGCTGATCAAGCGGGGCATCTCGCTGAAGGCGCTGGACGCGGGCGAGCCGCAGCAGTCCGGCAAGGAGTACAAGATCTTCGCCTCCATCGAGGAGGGCATCTCCCAGGAGAACGCGAAGAAGGTCGCCAAGATCATCCGCGATGAGGGCCCCAAGGGCGTCAAGGCGCTCGTTCAGGGCGACGAACTGCGGGTCAGCTCGAAGAGCCGGGACGATCTCCAGGCCGTGCAGGCGCTGTTGAAGGGGCAGGACTTCGACTTCGCGCTGCAGTACGTGAACTACCGCTGA
- a CDS encoding NAD(P)H-binding protein, protein MRIVIAGGHGQIALRLERLLAARDHEVAGIIRKPEQAEDLRKAGAEAVVLDLESASPEEAAAALEGADAAVFAAGAGPGSTTERKDTVDRGAAVLFADAAQRAGVRRHVIVSSMGADPDHEGDDVFDHYLRAKGAADVYVLSKEGLDATVLRPGMLTNDAGTGLVNLAPSTGRGPVPRDDVAATLAELLETPATVGLTLELISGTVPVVDAVRGAGSAV, encoded by the coding sequence ATGCGAATTGTCATTGCCGGAGGACACGGTCAGATCGCGCTGCGGCTGGAGCGGCTGCTCGCCGCGCGCGACCACGAGGTCGCGGGGATCATCCGCAAACCCGAACAGGCGGAGGATCTGCGGAAGGCGGGCGCCGAAGCGGTCGTGCTCGACCTGGAGTCGGCCTCGCCCGAGGAGGCCGCGGCGGCGCTGGAGGGCGCGGACGCGGCCGTCTTCGCGGCCGGGGCGGGACCGGGCAGCACCACGGAACGCAAGGACACCGTCGACCGGGGCGCGGCGGTCCTCTTCGCCGACGCGGCGCAACGGGCGGGCGTACGGCGCCATGTGATCGTCTCGTCCATGGGCGCCGACCCGGACCACGAGGGCGACGACGTCTTCGACCACTACCTGCGGGCCAAGGGCGCGGCGGACGTGTACGTCCTGTCCAAGGAGGGTCTCGACGCGACGGTCCTGCGCCCGGGGATGCTCACGAACGACGCGGGCACGGGCCTGGTGAACCTCGCCCCGTCAACAGGGCGTGGTCCGGTGCCTCGGGACGATGTGGCCGCCACACTGGCCGAGTTGCTGGAGACACCGGCGACGGTGGGCCTGACACTGGAACTGATCAGCGGCACGGTGCCGGTGGTGGACGCGGTGCGGGGCGCCGGCTCCGCCGTCTGA
- a CDS encoding amidohydrolase family protein: MPDSQPQPPDGATANATALLLRGARLTDGRAVDVRLSGGRIEAVGTAGSLTAPGACLDLDGHLLLPAPAEPHAHSDTALSAVAPDRPVSYDAEDVQRRATEAALLQVGHGATTLRTHVRVGDAQELAPLEAVLRARRSLRGLGDLTVVAVPRLLTGVAGADGLAILRDAVKLGAGVVGGCPDLDPDPAGYVEAVLTVAAEHRCPVDLHTDAGDPARLARLAAMAGGLRPGVSIGPCAGLSRLPADMAGRAADQLAAAGVTVVCLPQGRCGGAEQRGVAPVRLLRAAGVRVAAGSGAVRDVANPVGRGDPLEAAYLLASQGGLRAAEAYDAVSAGAREAMRLPEVRVEAGFPAELLAVRGERLEGVLSLAYSRIVIHRGRVVARTNAVREYCDPAGAAALDLPRQGRQVRPETGA, translated from the coding sequence ATGCCCGACAGCCAGCCGCAGCCGCCGGACGGCGCCACGGCGAACGCCACCGCGCTGCTGCTGCGCGGGGCCCGGCTCACCGACGGCCGCGCCGTCGACGTACGGCTGAGCGGCGGCCGCATCGAAGCCGTCGGCACGGCCGGCAGCCTCACCGCGCCGGGCGCGTGCCTGGACCTCGACGGGCATCTGCTGCTGCCCGCCCCCGCCGAGCCGCACGCCCACAGCGACACCGCGCTGAGCGCCGTCGCACCGGACAGGCCCGTCTCGTACGACGCCGAGGACGTCCAGCGGCGCGCCACCGAGGCCGCGCTGCTCCAGGTCGGGCACGGGGCGACGACGCTGCGTACGCATGTGCGCGTCGGTGACGCGCAGGAGCTGGCTCCCCTGGAGGCGGTGCTCCGGGCACGGCGTTCGCTGCGTGGGCTCGGCGATCTGACGGTCGTGGCCGTACCGCGGCTGCTGACCGGGGTCGCGGGCGCGGACGGGCTGGCGATACTGCGGGACGCGGTGAAGCTGGGCGCGGGTGTGGTGGGCGGCTGCCCGGACCTCGATCCGGATCCGGCCGGATACGTGGAAGCGGTGCTGACCGTCGCCGCCGAACACCGGTGCCCCGTCGACCTCCATACGGACGCGGGTGACCCGGCCCGGCTGGCGCGCCTCGCGGCGATGGCCGGCGGGCTGCGGCCCGGTGTCTCGATCGGGCCCTGCGCCGGGCTGTCGCGGCTGCCGGCGGACATGGCGGGCCGGGCCGCCGACCAGCTGGCGGCGGCGGGTGTGACGGTCGTCTGTCTGCCCCAGGGCCGCTGCGGCGGCGCCGAGCAACGGGGAGTGGCTCCCGTGCGGCTGCTGCGTGCCGCCGGTGTACGGGTGGCGGCCGGCAGCGGCGCCGTACGGGACGTGGCGAACCCGGTGGGGCGCGGGGATCCGCTGGAGGCGGCGTATCTGTTGGCCTCCCAGGGAGGGCTGCGGGCGGCGGAGGCGTACGACGCGGTGAGCGCGGGCGCGCGGGAGGCCATGCGGCTGCCGGAGGTACGGGTGGAGGCGGGCTTCCCCGCCGAGTTGCTGGCGGTGCGCGGGGAGCGGCTGGAGGGGGTGCTGTCGCTGGCGTACAGCAGGATCGTCATCCACCGGGGCCGGGTGGTGGCCCGGACGAACGCCGTGCGGGAGTACTGCGACCCGGCCGGGGCCGCGGCGCTGGACCTGCCGCGACAGGGGCGGCAGGTGCGGCCGGAGACGGGGGCGTGA
- the rpmG gene encoding 50S ribosomal protein L33, with protein MAATDVRPKITLACVECKERNYITKKNRRNNPDRLEMKKHCPRCNSHTAHRETR; from the coding sequence GTGGCTGCCACCGACGTCCGCCCGAAGATCACGCTGGCCTGCGTGGAGTGCAAGGAGCGGAACTACATCACCAAGAAGAACCGGCGCAACAACCCGGACCGTCTTGAGATGAAGAAGCACTGCCCTCGTTGCAACTCGCACACGGCTCACCGCGAAACGCGCTGA
- a CDS encoding MaoC family dehydratase N-terminal domain-containing protein has product MALDQSFVGRTYPPTEPYEVGREKIREFAEAVGDGNPAYADPDAAKALGHLDVIAPPTFVFAITFKAAREVIADPQLGLDYSRVVHGDQKFAYTRPVRAGDRLTVTSTIEGIKSMAGNDILDVRGEVHDEAGAHVVTAWTKLVARGAEGE; this is encoded by the coding sequence ATGGCGCTCGACCAGTCCTTCGTCGGGCGGACCTATCCGCCCACCGAGCCGTACGAGGTGGGCCGGGAGAAGATCCGCGAGTTCGCCGAGGCGGTGGGTGACGGCAATCCGGCGTACGCCGACCCGGACGCGGCGAAGGCGCTCGGCCACCTCGATGTGATCGCCCCGCCGACCTTCGTCTTCGCGATCACCTTCAAGGCGGCGCGTGAGGTCATCGCGGATCCGCAGCTGGGTCTCGACTACAGCCGGGTCGTGCACGGCGACCAGAAGTTCGCGTACACCCGCCCCGTCCGGGCGGGCGACCGGCTGACCGTCACCTCGACCATCGAGGGGATCAAATCCATGGCGGGGAACGACATCCTCGACGTCCGCGGCGAGGTGCACGACGAGGCGGGCGCGCACGTCGTGACCGCGTGGACGAAACTGGTGGCGCGCGGCGCCGAGGGGGAGTGA
- a CDS encoding MaoC family dehydratase: protein MATQIAYKDVEVGTELPATVFPVTRDTLVRYAGASGDFNPIHWNERFAREVGLPDVIAHGMFTMAEAVRVVTDWVGDPGAVVEYGVRFTRPVVVPDDGTGAVIEVSAKIGDKLDDNRVRVDLTATSEGKKVLGMSRAVVRLA, encoded by the coding sequence ATGGCCACGCAGATCGCGTACAAGGACGTCGAGGTCGGTACGGAGCTGCCGGCCACGGTCTTCCCGGTGACCCGGGACACCCTGGTGCGGTACGCCGGCGCGTCCGGTGACTTCAACCCGATCCACTGGAACGAGAGGTTCGCCCGGGAGGTCGGCCTGCCCGACGTCATCGCGCACGGCATGTTCACCATGGCCGAGGCGGTCCGGGTGGTGACCGACTGGGTGGGGGACCCGGGGGCTGTCGTCGAGTACGGGGTCCGCTTCACCAGGCCCGTCGTGGTGCCCGACGACGGTACGGGCGCGGTCATCGAGGTGAGCGCCAAGATCGGCGACAAGCTCGACGACAACCGCGTGCGGGTGGATCTGACGGCGACCAGCGAGGGCAAGAAGGTGCTGGGGATGTCCCGCGCCGTCGTCCGGCTGGCCTGA